Below is a genomic region from Telmatobacter sp. DSM 110680.
TCTTTCAGGAGATGTTGAGTGCGTTCTCCGTCGGACATCTGCGCGGGAATGGCGGGCAGATTCCAGATGCGAAGAAGGTGCCGGGCGGGCTGCTGGGCGCGGATTACGAGATCAAGGGAAATCGTTATTGCCTCGCGAAGATTTATTCGGGCGGGGAATTCAATCCGCGCGAGAAAGCTCCGCTGGCGCAGCCGGGATTGAACGTGAAGGTGGGCGACTGCATTCTCGATATCAATGGTCAGGACCTCACAGCTGATATTGATATTCAGCAGCCGCTGGAGGGAACAGCGGGTAAGGTGATCAGTTTGCGGATCACGGGGGAGGATGGAAAAAACCCGCATGACATTTCAGTAGTACCGATTGCGAGCGAGGCGGCGCTGCGGAATGTGGACTGGATCGAGGGCAATCAGAAAAAAGTGGATCAGCTTTCGGGCGGCAAGCTCGCTTATGTGTATCTGCCGGACACGGGTGAAGGCGGATTTACGAACTTCAACCGCTACTACTTCGCGCAGACCGATAAGAAGGGCGCGGTGATTGACGAACGTTTCAATGGCGGAGGGCAGGTGGCCGATTACTTTATCGAAGTGCTGGGGCGGCACATCGAGTCGTATTGGGCACCGCGGTACGGGACGGTAGAGCACACACCGAACGCCGGGATCTACGGGCCGAAGGTGATGATTGCGAATGAATTCTCGGGGTCGGGCGGCGATGCGTTGCCATGGTTGTTCAAGCAGGCAAAGCTGGGTCCGTTGGTGGGCAAGAGGACATGGGGCGGTCTCGTGGGCATCGGGCCGATTCCTGTCTTGATGGATGGCGGACATGTGACTTCGCCGAGCGTCGCGTTCTTCTCGCCAAAGGGTGAATGGGACGTGGAGAATCACGGAGTGGAACCGGATTATGCGGTGGAGCAGGATCCCAAGTCGGTAAGCGAAGGGCACGATCCTCAACTGGAGAAGGCGGTTTCGCTGGCGCTGGAGGATTTGGGTAAGTCCCCGCAGCCTGAGGTGAAGAAGCCCGCTTATCCGAATTACCACAAGTAGGCAGTATGAGTTCGTGCTTTCACATCCATGGACTGAGGACCAGCCCATGGATAGGGCACCCACCTTTTGTGAAGAACCCAGGTCTCAAAAGCGAGACCTGGCGCACCCAGATTATTTTCATGCTGAGAATCCCGATTACCGAAGTTGAGAAACGGCTTGCGGTGGTGCTGCGCAAGCTGGGGTTCAGCGACGGCCGCGCGGAGTTGTGTGCGCGGTTGTTCGCGGAGACTACATGTGACGGCGTGTATTCGCATGGGGTGAACCGGTTCGCGCGCTTTGTGGCGATGGTGCGGAATGGAAGCGTGGACCCCGGCGCCGAGCCGGGGGTGGTGTCGAGATTTGGCGCTATGGAGCGGTGGGACGGACAGCGTGGCCCGGGGAATCTAAATGCGCAAGCGGCTATGGGGCAGGCGATAGCACTGAGCCGAGAGCACAGCATTGGCTGCGTGGCGATGAGGAATACAAATCATTGGATGCGCGGCGGAACATATGGATGGCAGGCGGCAGAGGCTGGGGTGATTGGCATGTGTTGGACGAACACCATGCCGAATGTGCCGCCGTGGGGTGGCGTTGAACCCGCGATTGGGAACAATCCGCTGGTTGTGGCGGTGCCGCGCGCGAAGGGGCCTGTGGTTTTGGATATGGCGATGTCGCAGTTTTCGTATGGGGTGCTGGAGAGTTATCGAAAACGCGGAGAACTTTTGCCGGTGGACGGGGGATTTGATGCGGAGGGAAAGCTAACGCGCAATCCGGGCGCGATTGAGGAATCGCAGCGGTTGCTGCCAGTGGGGTTTTGGAAAGGGTCGGGGCTCGCGGTGGTGCTGGATATGGTGGCGGCGATGAGTTCGCTGGGAAATGCAACGCATGCGATTGCCAACGATCCGCTCCAGGAAACGGGGTTGTCGCAGATGTTTGTGGCAATCGATCCGCGAGGTTTGGGCGATGCGATGCGGATGGAAGAGATTGCGGATGCGGTGGTGGGGTCGCTGCACCGCTCGAGGCCGGCTGAGAAGGAGAAGACGGTTCTTTATCCCGGGGAGCATACGCTGCGACTGCGACAAGAGAATCGCAGACTGGGGCTGCCAGTTGAGGAGTCAGTTTGGGCCGAGATCGGAGGAATGTAAGGCACTCAAAATATGCTTTTCAGAACCGGGAGCCGGTGCAGTTGATTCTCGTCTTGCCTTCGCCCAAAAGCTGGACGAATTCCCATCAACCAACACTCATCAGCTGATGTTCGGCGTGTTCGGGGGAGAACTGACCTAGAACCCCATAATGTTGTAGCCGCAGTCTACGTAGAGGGTTTCGCCGGTTACGGCGGTGGAGAGGTCGCTGGCGAGGAAGAGGGCTACGCCGCCGACTTCGAGCTGGTCGACGTTGCGGCGGAGCGGGGCGCGATCGGCGGCAGCCTTGAGCATGTCGCCCATGGCCCCGATGCCGCGCGCAGCCAGCGTCTTGATCGGGCCGGCGGAGATGGCGTTGACGCGAATGTTTTTGGTGCCCAGGTTCCAGGCGAGATAGCGAACCGTGCACTCGAGTGATGCCTTGGCCAATGCCATCACGTTGTAGTTGGGGACAACCTTTTCCGCAGCATAGTAGGAAAGGGTCATGATGCTGCCGCCATCGGTCATGAGCGGCGCGGCGGCGCGGGTGACGGCAATGAGCGAGTAGACGCTGACTTCGTGAGCGATGCGGAAGCCCTCGCGGCTGGTGTTGAGGAATTCTCCGCGCAGGTCTTCGGCGGGGGCGAATGCGACTGCGTGAACGAGGATGTCGAGCTTGCCGTATTTCTCTTTGAGGGTGGCGAAGAGCGTGTCGATTTCGCTGTCGCTGGAGACGTCGCACTGGAATCCACCGGCGCCGGGAAGCTCGTTGATCAGGTCTTCGGCTTCGGCGCGCATACGCTCGTTCTGGTAGCAGATGGCCAAGGTGGCTCCGGCTTGGTGAAGTTTTTGGGCGATGCCCCAGGCGATGGAACGCTTATTAGCCAGCCCAAAGACCACGGCCGTTTTGCCTGCCAGATTGATCATGCTTGTGTTGTTCCTCCAGTGATTCTTTCGTGATTCCAATGAAGTGCGGCACGAGAAGCAGATCCTTCGCTCCGCTTACCCCACTGACTTGGTCATTGGGGTCCCAAGCTGCTCCGCTCAGGATGACACATCTGTAGGGTTGGAACTGTTTTGAAGCCTGAATCAGGATATCAAGTTGCGTGGGCGACGTTTGCCCGGAAGGATTTGTTCTCAGCCGCCGAGGTCGACGAGTTGCACTTTACCTACGGGGCGGCCGAGGAAACGGGAGCCGAGGCGCTCGAACTTTTCGACGGAGTCGGTGGCGAAGCAGTGGATTTCAGTGGGCTGGTTGTCGTTGATGGCGTGCTTGGGTTTGGCACGGCCGTTGAACATGCCTGCGGCTGTGGCGGCGGTGGATTCGGCGGAATCGATGACATTCATTCCTGCGGGGACGGCGCGCTCGATCAGCGGTCGCAGCAACGGGTAGTGGGTGCAGCCGAGTACGAGCGCATCGGGGTTGAGGCCGTCGGTCGCGGCCTGAGTCGCAAGTTCGTTGAGGTAGATGCGGATGACCTCGTCAGTGACGGGGTGGCTGGTCCAGCCTTCTTCAACGAAGGGGACGAGTAGAGGGCAGGCCTTCTCAAGGGCGCGCAGGTTCTGGGCAGCGCAGGCTGCCTTGTAGGCGTGGCTCTGCACGGTGGCGTCGGTGGCGATGACCAGTACGTCTCCGGTTTTGGAGGCGGCGCGGGCCGCAGTGGCTCCGGGCTCGATGACGCCGAGGACGGGGACGGGTACAGCATCCTGTATGGCGTCGAGGGCCAGGGCGCTGGCAGTGTTGCAGGCAATGACGAGGAATTCGGCGCCTTGCTCGCGTACGAGGAACTGCGCGCTTTCCACTGCATAGCGGGCGATAGTGCGGCGGGACTTGGAGCCGTAGGGTAGACGGGCAGTGTCTCCGATGAAGGCGAAGCGGGCCCTTGGGAGTTTTGGAATGAGCGCGGCGAGGACTGTGAGTCCGCCGAAGCCGGAGTCGAAGACGCCAATGGTGGGTGCGGTGGAGTGCGGCGTTTCGGTCAAGGTCGGTTTCCTTCAGTTGGGATGGCGTCGGCGGTGAGGTAGGTACGGGACAGGTCGGCGTGTCCGGCAAGCGTGGGGCGTTGTTGACCGTCCACGAGGAACCGGACCTCAGTGACATTGGGGAGGTTTGCGCGAATGGTGGCACAGATAGATAGGACCGTCAGAGACTCCGTCTCCAGGCCTGAAGGGTGGCTGGCGGCGAAGGTTCCGGTGAGGTTCACAACAGCGAGTTGGTCACCAGAAGCTTGCGTCGATTTGGTGCCGGGAACGGGCAAGAGAAAGACCTGGGCGATAGAGGCTGCTCCGCCGGGAACGGGGTGGG
It encodes:
- a CDS encoding GerMN domain-containing protein — encoded protein: MIPRYQKILLVALLIVSLGMGFKLWQLRDRAHKRLLTGETTEPTKAPDVAPAEQATLIAANDLDNSLVPQIHSLPLPANPGARARAVLGKLLDLYAAPDATHPVPGGAASIAQVFLLPVPGTKSTQASGDQLAVVNLTGTFAASHPSGLETESLTVLSICATIRANLPNVTEVRFLVDGQQRPTLAGHADLSRTYLTADAIPTEGNRP
- a CDS encoding enoyl-ACP reductase, whose amino-acid sequence is MINLAGKTAVVFGLANKRSIAWGIAQKLHQAGATLAICYQNERMRAEAEDLINELPGAGGFQCDVSSDSEIDTLFATLKEKYGKLDILVHAVAFAPAEDLRGEFLNTSREGFRIAHEVSVYSLIAVTRAAAPLMTDGGSIMTLSYYAAEKVVPNYNVMALAKASLECTVRYLAWNLGTKNIRVNAISAGPIKTLAARGIGAMGDMLKAAADRAPLRRNVDQLEVGGVALFLASDLSTAVTGETLYVDCGYNIMGF
- the yiaK gene encoding 3-dehydro-L-gulonate 2-dehydrogenase, which gives rise to MKNPGLKSETWRTQIIFMLRIPITEVEKRLAVVLRKLGFSDGRAELCARLFAETTCDGVYSHGVNRFARFVAMVRNGSVDPGAEPGVVSRFGAMERWDGQRGPGNLNAQAAMGQAIALSREHSIGCVAMRNTNHWMRGGTYGWQAAEAGVIGMCWTNTMPNVPPWGGVEPAIGNNPLVVAVPRAKGPVVLDMAMSQFSYGVLESYRKRGELLPVDGGFDAEGKLTRNPGAIEESQRLLPVGFWKGSGLAVVLDMVAAMSSLGNATHAIANDPLQETGLSQMFVAIDPRGLGDAMRMEEIADAVVGSLHRSRPAEKEKTVLYPGEHTLRLRQENRRLGLPVEESVWAEIGGM
- the murI gene encoding glutamate racemase, which encodes MTETPHSTAPTIGVFDSGFGGLTVLAALIPKLPRARFAFIGDTARLPYGSKSRRTIARYAVESAQFLVREQGAEFLVIACNTASALALDAIQDAVPVPVLGVIEPGATAARAASKTGDVLVIATDATVQSHAYKAACAAQNLRALEKACPLLVPFVEEGWTSHPVTDEVIRIYLNELATQAATDGLNPDALVLGCTHYPLLRPLIERAVPAGMNVIDSAESTAATAAGMFNGRAKPKHAINDNQPTEIHCFATDSVEKFERLGSRFLGRPVGKVQLVDLGG